One genomic segment of Polyangium spumosum includes these proteins:
- a CDS encoding helix-turn-helix domain-containing protein: MPRRTEAKPFCLKVGARLRELRKERGLSLQDLAEASAISKGHLSSIEQGLAAITIETVERIARALDVPPFCVMTFPADDEVNRIADLARKVPKGDRRKVRKDLEARTTHEPPK, from the coding sequence GTGCCCCGACGAACCGAAGCAAAACCATTCTGCCTGAAGGTTGGCGCTCGTCTCCGCGAGCTACGAAAAGAGCGCGGCCTGTCCTTGCAGGACCTTGCCGAAGCTTCCGCGATCTCGAAAGGCCACCTGTCGAGCATCGAGCAGGGCCTGGCGGCGATCACCATCGAGACCGTCGAGCGCATCGCACGCGCGCTCGACGTACCCCCGTTTTGCGTCATGACTTTCCCGGCGGACGACGAGGTAAATCGTATCGCGGATCTCGCTCGCAAGGTGCCGAAGGGCGACCGCCGGAAGGTTCGGAAAGACCTCGAAGCGCGCACGACGCACGAGCCCCCGAAGTAA